The Alphaproteobacteria bacterium DNA segment GGCGGTCAACTGGATGTGACTTTGGCCGGGCGCTCCTTGGATACCCAAGGGCTGTTTTCGGGCGAGGGGTTGGATTCTTTGGAGGCCGAGGTTGCCGTGGACCAGAAGACGCCGCCGTCCGCGCCGTCCGCCGCACCGGCATCTGCCCCGGCCACGCCCACGCCCTTGCGCGTGCAGGCCGATATGGAGCAGGTGTGGTTCGAGTCTGGCGCGTTGCGCGATGTGCGTCTTGAAGCCGCGCGCGAATCCGGGTCGTGGTCGGCCTGGCAATTGACCGGCAAGATCAATGACGAGCGTAGCTTAAGCGCCCGATTCAGCACATCCGCGCCCGGTCGCCGGGCCTTGGATATCCGCATCTCGGATATGGGCCTTCTGTTGCGCGCATTGGGATGGAGCAAGGGCGTCGTGGGCGGCGCGGTTTCGGCCACGGCCGAAGGTCCGCCCGACCGCCTGGAAGGCAAGATATCGGGGACCTCGTATCGCCTGAAGGGCTTGCCCTGGTTGGCGCAGCTGGTGGGTGCCGTGTCGCCGATTGGCCTTGCCGAGCTTGTGGGCGGCGAGGGGATCGCCTTTGATCGCCTGGACAGCCGCTTTGTCTGGCAACCGCGCGAGCAAATCATCACCTTGGTCGAGGGTCGCACCGCCGGGGCTTCGTTGGGCATGAGCGCGGATGGCACGATCGATATCGGCCAATCGCGGCTGGATGTGCGCGGCACGGTGGTGCCGGTCTATTTCCTCAATCATATTTTAGGTTCGATCCCCTTGTTGGGGACGTTGCTGACGGGCGGGGAAGGGCAGGGATTGTTCGCGGCGACCTATTCCATGACGGGCGATTTGGATGCGCCCAAGCTGCAGATCAATCCCGTCAGCGTGTTAGCCCCGGGGTTCTTGCGCAATCTGTTCTTTATGGGATCGGACAATGCGGGCAAGGAGTCGCCTGTCTTCGTGCGTCCAGAAGCCGCCAAGCCTGCTCCGTCCGCGCCGCCTCTTCGTTAATGGGCATCGATCGATCTTAACGATGATTTTTTATCGCGCGGTTAATCGGCCATCAACCACTTCCGCCTAATCTGTGCGAGGTGTGTTGTCAGCCGGAGTGGCCCGTAATGCTGATCGATTGGGATGCTAAGTACTGCGTGGGACATCCCAGGATCGACTCGGATCACAAATGCCTGATCGAGATCATCAATATATTGTGTCGTGTGATGCTGACCCACGAAAGCGATGAAGTTTTGCATGACCTCTTGCGCCTATTGCTGAATCAAGCCCAAGGGCATTTCGATCGTGAGGAAGGCTATATGCGGGATGCGGATTATCCGGCCTATGAAGATCACCACGCGAAACATGTTGTCTTGTTAGAGCAGGTCGTCGATCTGGCACATCGTTTGGAGGAGAACAGGGAGGATACGGTGCCGGAATCCACCGTCAAATTCCTACACGAATGGCTGATCGATCACATCGTCAGTGATGACAAGCCGTTGGGCGCTTATCTGGCGGCGCGTCGGCTTTGACCGCAAGGTGTCGAAACATAAGACAGGATCGGAAAGGAGATGTCACATGCTCATTGAATGGAACAGCAGCTTTTCGGTGGGGCATCCACAAATTGACAATGACCACAAGAAGTTGATCGCCCTGCTCAATACTTTATGTGAGGAGATGAACAAACAGAAGGGGCGCGAAGCCGTCCGCACGGTTCTGTTGGAGCTGGTGGACTATACCAGGACGCATTTCGCGCGTGAGGAAAGCTATATGCAGGCCACGAAATATCCGGCCTACGAGGATCATCACGCCAAGCATGTGGCCTTGATCGAGCAAGCGGCGGACCTGATGCGCCGCGAGGCCAATAACGAGTCCGTTGTGACCATCGCTACCTTAAACTTCCTGCGCCAATGGCTGACCGATCATATCCAAGGGGACGATCGGGCGCTGGGGGCCTATCTGGCGACGCACCAAAGCTGATCTTGTTTCTTTGTAGGAATAACCCGACCTTTTTGTAAGATGTCGGGGAGTGGTTTCTGGAATCCCTGCTCGCGCGGGGAGCGGGGAGGCCGTGATTTCCGGAGGGGGGGATATGCGGCCTCCCCGCGAGTTGCTTAATTACAACAATAGAGGCCAAAAGCCCTCATGGTCTGAAAAAACCCTGACAACATACGGCCAGAGCATGATATGAAAATTGACGGAAGCGGAAGGCACAAGGCCGATTCCCCCATTTATTGCCCCTCAACAAGAGAACGAGGATGACGACGATGCGTAAAATGACACTTGCAAGCCTATTGGCCGTTGCTTCGGTGGCCCTGCCTCTGGCAGCCCATGCCGAGCAGACCAAGGGCGTTTATCTGGGTGCTGGCCTTGGCGCCGTGTTCCCCGAAGACAGCGAAACCCGCGTGGGTGGCGTGAAGAACCGTCTGGACCAGAACACCGGTATCGTGGGCCTGGGTAACCTTGGCTATGCTTTCGGCAACGGTCTGCGGACTGAAGGCGAACTCAGCTACCGTTACTCGGACATCGATGGCGTACATGGCCTCGGTTCGGGTCCCGACTCGCGCGGCAGCTTTGGCGTGTTCGGCTTCTTGGCCAATGCGCTGTATGACTTCGACCTGTCCGGCTTTGGCGTTCCCAGCAACATCAAGCCCTATGTCGGCGCCGGTGTTGGTGGTGCGTTTGTTGATGCCGACCGCAATGGTCGTGTTGGCGGCGTTCCCGGCGGCACCTTCCTGAAGGGCGATGATGTTGTCTTCGCTTGGCAGGCCATTGGTGGCGTGGGCGTTGACCTGACCAACAGCTGGACCGCCACGGTCGACTACCGCTACTTCGCGACGGAAGACGCCACGTTTGATACGACGACGGCTGGCGTGAATGGCCGTGCCGACTATGCGGCTCATTCGGTGATCGCCGGTCTGCGCTACAACTTCGGTGGCGATGATGCGGTGAGCGATGTGACGGCTCAACCCCCGGTGACCCCGGTGGTGCAGGCCCCCGTCGTTCCGGCCGTTCCCAGCACCTATATGGTGTTCTTCGACTTTGACAAAGCCGAGCTGACGCCCCAGGCGAAGGCTGTGCTGGCCACGGTTGCCAAGAACATCGTCTCGGGTGGTGCGGCCAAGATCAAGGTCGTCGGCCACACGGACCGCTCTGGCTCGTCCAAGCACAATGCCGCTCTTGGTGCCAAGCGCGCCAAGGCCGTCAAGGCTGAGCTGGTTCTTCACGGTGTGAAGTCTGCTGAAATCTCCACCCGCTCGGTTGGTGAGAACGACACACTGGTCCCGACCGCCGATGGCGTCCGCGAGGCCCAGAACCGCCGCGCGGTCATCGAAGTCGATGCCCCCAAAGCCCCCAAGGCTGCGGTGAAGAAGACTCACAAGGGCCACAAGTCAGCCCCCAAGGCCGGCAACTAAGAGAGATAATCTCTGATTGACCGGAGCCTGAGGTAACTTAGGCAAAAGAATCAAGAGGCCGTCGCGATGAAAGTCGCGGCGGTCTTTTGTTGTGATGTGTTGGTTTGTCACTTTCCTTGACATGTTTGAAATGCCCATTTCTATTTTGCCTATACGTTATTCACAAATATCAAAACGCTAGATTGTTACGATGGGGGCTAAGCGAAGCGCCGATGGCAAGGAAAAGAGATGGACATGGAGATCATGTGAGGATGACTTACAGGAAAAGGAATTCTTATTGGCAGAGCTCATCACGAGCCATTCCCATCCCCCCGCTTCGTACTGTTTGTGAATGGCGGGCCTTTCCATGGGCAGCATTGGATTCCCGTTCCGTCAGCATTTGCCAAGAACTTCTTTATGATTTTTAAGGGTCTAGTCAGAATTTGCCGACAGGTGCATTCGGCATCTTCCGATATATCATTTGAGACGATATGATCCCGCGCATGTTGCACATGATCAGCGATGAATCTTTAGAAACGGCGGCCCAAGCCTTGCGGCAGGGCCAGTTGGTGGCCTTTCCCACGGAAACCGTTTACGGGTTGGGGGCGGATGCTACCAACGGCAAAGCGGTGGCGGCGATTTTCGCGGCCAAGGGCCGTCCACAATTCAATCCGTTAATCACGCATGTCCCAAGTGCGCGAGAGGCGCGGCGTCTGGGGCGTTTCGACCGCCGGGCCGAGATTCTGGCCGAGGCTTTCTGGCCTGGCCCTCTTACCTTGATCCTGCCTCGGCAAGAGAACTGCCCTATCCATCCTTTGGCCTGTGCGGGATTGCCAAGCCTAGCCCTGCGTGTCCCCGCGCATCCGGTGGCATTGAATCTGCTGGATCGGGCCGGTGTGCCGGTGGCAGCGCCCAGTGCCAACCGTTCGGGCGGGTTAAGTCCCACAACTCCCGCCCATGTAGCCCGTTCCTTGGGGCAAGAAGCCGCCCTTATCTTGGCCGCTGGCCCGTGTGTCGTGGGGCTGGAATCCAGCATCGTGGATTTGACGGGCGAGCATGCGGTGCTGTTGCGCCCGGGCGGGTTGCCCAGAAAGCGGATCGAACACGCCCTTGGGGCACGCTTGGTCGATGCGCCGTCCCTGATAGACCCCGACCGCCCGACTGCGCCCGGCCAATTGGCCAGCCACTATGCCACCACTCTGCCCTTGCGCCTTGAGGCCGTATCGGCGGAAAGCGACGAGGCTTTGCTGACTTTCGGCCCGGATATGGGGATCATGGGCGGTTGCGCCCGCGCCAGCCTAAGCCCTCATGGCGACCTGATCGAAGCCGCCGCCAACCTATTCGCTAAACTGCATGAATTGGACCTTTGCGGCGCACGCGGAATCGCCGTGATGCCCATTCCATCCGAGGGCCTAGGCGAGGCCCTCAATGACCGCCTACGCCGAAGCGCCGCGCCACGCTGATCCTTTGTTTGCACGAAATGTGGTTCTCACGAATGATAGGCCGTTCTGCTCATACCTATCCCGTATCGAATGCGCCCCGAGGATTAAGGCGATGTCTTATTCGCCAAGGCGTCAAGCCGTGCCAAAAGGACGGATGTTGGCGTGACATGCGAAAAAGTGTCGCGCAGCTTACCCTCGGGACCGATCAGATGAATGGTGGGCGGAATATCGTTGCTGGCTTCGCTTTCCAACTCGCAGGGCACGCCCCATTTGCGCGTGAGATGCCTCATCGCGGACGCGCTGCCGGTCAACCGTCTCACGCCTGTCATGCCTGTCATGCTGACGGTTTGGGCCATGGCATCGTATGAGCGCGTCGGGATAGCCAGGGTGATATGCAGCGCTTCGGCGGATATATGCGCCGGCGCGTTGGCCTTGGCTACAACATCGCTCATGGTGTGCAAAGCGGTCTGGCACTCGGCCTTACAGGTTTGACCCGACATCAACACCAAAAAGTAACGCCCTTTCAACTGTTCTGCTGTCACGAAATGTCCATCAGTCGAGACGAAGGTTCGCTCGGTCTCCTCCATCTTGTTGACCAATATGACCTGATCGCGCCCAACCAACAGCGCCACCCCCAAAAGGATGATCGCTGCCAGCACACTCCGCCATGTACGATGTTCTTTCATGCTTTCAATTTAAAGCACGAAACGGATCAATGTAAGGTTACGAAAGGTCGCGGTACAATTTGTCGCAGGCAAAAAAATCTTGATGGGTATAGGCTAGGTCTTGGTTATATAGGACTATTTTTGTATATGTAACAATATCAAGTGGATTGCTTGCTCTTCCACTCGGTTACCGCGTGAGTCAGGTCGGCCGAGGCCTTGGTGTAGTCGCCCTCGGTTTGCATGTGTTTCTCGGCTTCGGCGCGTTGGCCCTTTAAAATCATATCCAAAACCATGGCAGCTTTTTGGTGAAAAGCCGTATGCAGTTTGCACACGGTTTCATAATGTGCCGACTTTTTGTCGGAAGCCTGTATCTCGCTGCCATACAGCCATTGGCCGAAGGGGCAGACATTGTTCTTTCCGGCATCCGTCACCGACACGTCGCATTTCCCTGTCTGCAGGGCATCGCGCAGCCGTGTCTTCCACTTCGCATGAGCCAGAATGGCACCATTCAACTGTTCGTCAAGATTGGCCATGGGATCACCTTTGTGATGGAGACTTTTGCAGATATCAAGCTAGAGATAAAATCTCTAAGAAAGGGTAAATGTTAATCATTCCTGTATGTTACGGCTGCCAGAGAGGCGGTTTCTTAACGAGGGTCACACGACCAATAGGCCTTGTCCATCGCGTAACACGGCTTGGACGGCGGGGCTATAGGTCGGGCCGACGCCGTCATGCAGCGTCAATCCTGGCAAGACGCGCAAAGGCGCGCGGCCTTGCCAGCAAGCGGTCACCAGAATCCGCACCGCCGCTTGGTCTATCCTTGGCCATAAAGGGAACAGGCGAATGCTGCCAAAATGTTGGGCCGTCAGGGCGGACAGAATATCGGCCATGCGTTCGGGGTGATGGATCAAGACCAACTGGCCGCGCGGTTTTAGCGCGCGGGCGGCGGCCCCGATCCAATCGGCGCAAGAGGTATCTTCGGCCTCTCGATGCGCCTTTTGTCGCGCCGCATCTGGCGATGCGCTATGGGCGGCGGCTTTGAAAAATGGCGGATTGGCCAAGACATGATCGAACTGGCGCGAAGGGAAAGGATTGTGCCGAATATCCGCGCCGATCACCTGCACGCGATCATCCAGCGCGTTCCGGCGGACGTTTTCTTGGGCCAATGCGGCCAGATCCGTTTGCCGCTCTAAGGCCATGACCCGCAATCCCGGTACGCGCCAGGCCAGGCACAACGCCGCCGCGCCGGTGCCGCAGCCCATCTCCAGCGCCATATCGCCGTCTTTGGCGTCCACGGCGGCGGCAAGAATGACCGGATCAATGGCCGCCCGTTCGCCCTTGATCGGTTGCAGCAAACGGATGCGTCCGCCCATCAGGGCATCGTCGCTGTAATCGGAGGCGGGGAAACGGGTGATCATGAGATGGGCTTAGCGTGGGCGTATGATTTGGCCGATCTCGTCATCGGCGGGCAGAAGATCGCGGTAATGCTCGCCGCGGAAATCGTCGATGGCCTTTTCCACATCCTCGGCATCCGCGCCCATCATGCGCAGGGCATAGCTGGACAGCTCCAGGCTGGCCTCGATGGTCTCGGGGATGACGGCGGCGGCACCCACACGGCGCAATTGGCGCGCATGCACCTCGTCTCTCGCCCGCGCCAGGATGGTCAGATGCGGGCAAGCGCGATGCAGTTGCGATACCGTGCGTTCCACCGCCACCGGATCGTCAAAGGCCACCACAGCCAGGCGCGCATGGGATGCCCCCACGGCCTCCATGCTTTCGAAATGCACCGCATGGCCATAGATGACGTGCCATCCCTTGTCGCGGCCTTGCGCCACGCGCTCGGGATCGGAATCGAGGGCGGTAAAGCGAATGCCAAAGCGCGACAGCAATTGCGCCACCGTCTGGCCAACGCGACCGAACCCGGCGATCACGGCATGAGGCTGTTCAGAATCCTGGGCATGGGGCGGCGCGTCTGGCAGATGGCGGCTTTCCACCATCTTGCCCATGCGGGCCGCCAATACGGCCAATAAGGGCGTCAATGCCATGCTCAGCGCCACGGCGGTCACGAAGATCTGTCCTTCGCCGCGCGGAAACAACCCGCCTTGCATGGCCAGGGCGAACAGCACAAAGGCGAATTCGCCGCCGCCTGCCAATAACAAGGCCAGACGCAACGAGTCGGCCATGCTTTGCCGGAACACACGCGCCAGTCCTAAAATGACGGCAGCCTTAATGAGCAAAAGGCTTAGCAGCAACAGCCCCAGACGCTGCCATTGGGACATGACCAGCATGGGATCGAGATTCATGCCGACCGTCGAAAAAAACAGACTCAGCAACAACACGCGGTAAGGCCGCGTATCGGCGTCGATCTCGTGGCGATATTCGGTCCCAGCCAGCAGCAACCCGGCCAAAAATGCGCCAAGGGCCATGGATAGGCCGCAAATATGGGCGATCCAGGCCGTCCCCAGGCTGACCAACAAGGCGGTGGCCGAAAACAAATCGGCGCTACGCGCATGCGCCACCATGCGCAGCACGGGACGCAGCAGGAACCGTCCGATCAAGATGATCGAGCCGCCCGCCAGCAACGCCTTGAGAAAGGCTTCGCTCAGCAGGCTTTCGATGGGCATCGAGGTATTGCCCAGCAGAGGCACCAGGGCCAGCATCGGGATGACGGCCAAATCCTGGAACAACAGCACGGCAAAGGTCGTGCGGCCATGACGACTGACCAGCTCGCCGCGCTCGACCAGCAATTGCAGCACCATGGCGGTCGATGAAAAGGACAACGCCACGCCGATCACTCCGGCGGTCAAAGGCGGCAATCCGCCCAGCCAGCCCATCAGGCCAAACAGCAAAGAGGTCAGCAAGACCTGCAAACTGCCCAGGCCGAACACGAATCGCCGCATCAATTTCAGGCGTTCGATGGACAGTTCCAAGCCGATGGAAAACAGCAAAAAGACCACGCCGTAATGGGCCAAGGTCTCGGCCAGGGCAATGTCTTTTAAGATGCCAAGCCCATGCGGACCGACCACCACCCCCGCCACCAGATAGCCCAAAACCGGGCTCCAGCGCAGACGGTGGAACAGCGGCACCACGATCACGGCCGCCATCAAGACAATCAGCAGAGTTTCCAGCCAAAGAGGCGCGGCATGCATGGCAAGCTTCCGGCGAATCGCATAGGGTTAGCGTATTGAACGCCATCTTGTTCCGGGTGGGAAGGAAAAATCAGCCCGATGGGGTCGATGGGGGAGTGTCATGTTTGATTCTCTAAGGCAATCCTTGCGTGATGCGGCGCGAGAGCGGAGCCGGCGGCGGCGTGAGCATGAGCGGCAGGAACGGGAACGCAAGCTGGCCACCGACCGTGCGCGGCGGATGCAAGAGGATATGGAACGGCGTATTAAATCCGTGCGGGTGATTACCGGCGATGTGCGGTACCGCTATTCCATCCTCGACACGCTACGCGCCCATGGCTATCGGGTGTCCGAGCCTTCCCAAGACATGGCCCCCACACTGGCCACCGAAGCGGCCATTCGCTCGCTTCAAGAACAGGCGGTGACTTTGGGCGCGGATGCCGTGATTCATGCCACGTTCAACATCTTGCGCTATACCGCGCCGCGTCGCGGCTATGCGGTGGCCACGATCTATGAAACCCACGCTTTTGGCACCGCCATCAAGGTCCTGGGTCCCCCCAGCGATTGGGAGGGAGCGCAAGGTGAATCCGAGGATGAGGGGACCTAGAATCTGTTAGCAGATATCAAGAATGGACATGGATTCCAGCCAAACAGAGTGTTCGAAGAATGCCGAAGAGCTTTTGAGAGTGTTAGCCAGACGGTTTATGGTGCGGCGGCGGTTCTTGCGTAGCGCGATGAATGCCGGTAGGAATCCTCGCTCACTGATCCATAAACGGGATGGGACGAATGGCGCGGGAATCGCAATCGGGCCGGGCAACTCTTTTGGCTATGCTGGGTGTGCCGATGGCAACCCTGCTATGCCTGGGCTTGGCTGTGTTCGGGCTGGATTATCTGCACCACATGCCCGGACCGGTACCCGGCGGAAGCTTGGACAAAGGCAAGGCCGTGCTGATTCCTTCCGGCACGCCCACGCTTCGGATCGGCCAAATCCTGGCCCAAGAAGGCGTCATCGAATGGCCGTGGTTGTTCGTGATGGCCAGCCACTGGCCGCTGCAATCCCCGCCCTTGAAGGCCGGGGAATATTTGATTCCCTCGCGCGCCAGCGTGGCGCAGATCGTGGCGCAATTGCGCGGCGGGCGCACCGTGATGCATTCATTGACCGTTCCCGAAGGTCTTACATCGGCTCAAATCGTGGCCTTGGTGCGTGCCGAGCCGTTATTGGCGGGCACGATCCCCGCCGTGCCGCCCGAGGGCACGTTGCTGCCCGACACTTACGGCTTTTCGCGCGGCGATAGCCGCGAAGGGATGATCGCGCGTATGACATCGGCCATGCGTCGCGCCGTGACCGAATTGTGGAGCGCGCGCGTGGCCGGCTTGCCTTATCGTTCGATGGACGAAGCCGTGGTGATGGCCTCGATCGTCGAAAAGGAGACGGGACTTGCGGCCGAGCGTCGGCGCATCGCCGGCGTCTTCGTCAACCGTCTGAAGCGCGGTATGCGTTTGCAAGCGGATCCGACCGTGATCTACGGCCTGACTCAAGGTGAAGGCGCATTGGGCCGTCCTTTGACCCGCGCCGATTGGCTGCACAACTCGCCCTACAACACTTATGTGATCGACGGCCTGCCGCCGCGCCCTATCGCCAATCCGGGACGCGCGGCATTAGAGGCCGCCTTAGATCCCATGCCGCATGACGATTTGTATTTCGTGGCCACCGGCCAGGGCGGTCATGCCTTTGCCCGGACGTTGGAGGATCATAACGAACATGTCACCAAGGCCGCGCGGGACTTGACGAAAACGAGGAACTAAAATAGAACATAGATATTCGCTCTTTGTTCGATGACACGGGCTAAGGCAAGAGGGGGGAGACGGCATGTTGACGCGCAAACAACAGATCTTGCTGGGAATCATCCATGAAAGGCTGGAGGCCGAAGGCGTGCCGCCGTCTTTCGAGGAGATGAAAGAGGCTCTGGGCCTGCATTCCAAATCCGGCGTGCATCGTCTGGTCACGGCATTAGAGGAACGGGGATTCTTGCGCCGATTGCCGCACCGCGCCCGCGCGATGGAAATTTTGCGTCTGCCCGAAAGCATGGGTAAGACGCCCGGTCTGGTTCCTGCTTCAGGCGGTGTCCTTGCTGGCGTCACCGCGCGGCCCCGTCGGGGCGGGGCGTCCCGACCGATGGCGGCGGCCGGTTCGTCGCGGACTTTGCCTTTTTACGGACGGATCGCCGCCGGCGTGCCGATCGAGACGACGGGCGATGCGCCTGCGACCTTTGATGTGCCTCCCGCCATGGTCGGTCGGGGAGAGCATTATGTGCTGGAAGTCGTCGGAGATTCGATGATCGAAGCCGGAATTTTTGATGGAGACTTGGCCTTGATGCGCCAGACCGAACAAGTCGAAGAAGGCAGCATCGCCGCCGTCCTGGTCGATGAAGAGGCCGTGACCTTGAAACATGTGCGCCACCGTGCGGGCAAGATCATTCTGGAAGCGGCCAATGCCCGTTATGCGCCGCGCGAATTGCCGGCGGATCGGGTGCATATCCAGGGGCAATTGGCGGGATTGATCCGGCGTTATTGACGCGCCGTTTGCCAGGGACGTGTGGGGCCATACGGGTCGGCGCTGTTCCATCTGAGGCCCCAGAACGGGCCGATATAAACCGCATATGCGCCGTGACGCGCCAAGTCTGACCGGGTGACGGCGGGAAGATGGGGACAGGGCGTATGGTCGGATTGCGGGGCGACCACCATATCCAACCTCGCGCAATCCGGGGCTTGATCGGTATCGGCCAGCCAAATAGCGCGGTCGCGCAGATGATACAGGCATCCGGTGTCTTGGCATGACAAAAGCGGGTCTGTGGATATATCGGGCCAATCGGCCAGGGCGTTCACCGCTTCGCGCCGCCGCCAATGATCGGCGGTCTGACTGTGAGATGGCGCGCGAGATAGGGCCAGGCGACCATCGGCCAGGCGCAAGCCGATCAGGCTTCCATCCTCGGCGATCAGCATATCCGGACGCGGCATGGTCAATCCAATGCCCAGCGCCATCAAGATAACCGGCACGCCCAACAGACGCCAACGGCCCGGCATCAGGCACAAGAACAATCCGCCCGTTAGCATGGTCAGCAAAGACGCCAAAGGCAAAGCGGGAAGCCGGGTGACGGCACCTGGCATATCCGCGAAGAGATGTGCGATCCGCACCATGCCCTCGATGCCCCAGCCGGTCACCATCAAGGGGATATGTTCCAATCCTAGGGGCATCGCCAGCAAGGCCAGCGTCAAGGCAGGCATGATGACGAAACTGGTCAGCGGCACCGCCAGAACATTGGCGGCCACGCCGTACCAGGAGATTTGCTGGAAATGGAACAAGGTCAGGGGTGCCGTGGCCAGGCCTGCCACCAACGAGGTGAGAGCGATATCGAAAGGCGGCCTTTGCCAGAATGGGCGATGATCGCTGCCGTGACGACGCAGATTTTGCGCACGAATCCGCCGCATGGCGTTATAGACGACGACCAGCGCGGTGGCGGCGGCAAAGGACAGCTGAAACCCGACATGCGTCAAGGCGTGGGGCTGAACGCAAAGAATCGCGCTGGCGGTCAGGGCAATGACACGCAGGCTCAAAGCCCTTCTGCCGACCAGGATCGCAACCAGCACCAGGGCCGCCATCAACAAGGAACGCTGGGCCGGAAAAGGCGCGCCCACCAGCAATGTGTAGAAAATAATGGGCGGCAAAGCGGCCAGCGCCGCGATCTTGCGCGTATTCCAACGCAGCGCGATAAACGGGATCAAGGCCAACAAGGCGCGTAGCGAGAAAAAGACAAGCCCCGCCACCAAGGCGATATGCAGCCCCGACACCGACAGAATATGCATCAAGCCCGAATCGCGCATGGCCTCGGTGACAGGCTTGCTGATTCCCTGTTGCGCCCCGGTGGATAAGGCCACGGCGATGGCGGCGGGATCGCCATTCAAGGTCACGGCGACGCGCCGGGCGATGGCTTGGCGCAACAAGGCCATCGCGGTTTGATCTTCGGGCGTGGCTGCCGGATCAGTCACCAAAAGCGGCGCATAGGCGTTGCCCACCGCCGCGATGCCGTTAAAGAAGCACCATTGCCGATAATCGAACGCGCCCGGCGCGGCGGGACCGGCCGGAGGCACAAGGCGCGCGCTCAACCGAATGCGCGCGCCGGGAGAGGGCAAGCGATCGGGCGGCGTCATCATGAACAGCCTTGCGTGTCCATGCCAATTTGGCAAAGAGGGCACAGCCAGATCATCCAACAGCAGACGCACGCCCTGGGGCAGGGTTGTCACGTCAAGCAGGCGTCCCTCGATGGTCTGCGTGGGCTGGGGACGATCCAGCATCACGGTGTGGTTATGCGCGGTTGACAAGGTGGCGGCCAGGAATCCGCCCGCGACGATCGCGCCGGCTTGCGCCACGATACGCAACCAGGCCCATGCATTGCGCCAAGCCAGTATAAGGGCCAAGAGAGCCAATCCCAGCCCAGGCAGCAACGGGGCCAAGATATCCGGCTCATACGGCCATGAGAAATACAGCCCGATGCCGATCCCAAGCAGGATAGGGGAAAGGACCGCCATATCCACGTTTTCAGGCATGGGAGCCTGGGCGGCCAAGGTTTCGGGATGTGGCATGTCGGGACCAGAAAG contains these protein-coding regions:
- a CDS encoding CZB domain-containing protein encodes the protein MANLDEQLNGAILAHAKWKTRLRDALQTGKCDVSVTDAGKNNVCPFGQWLYGSEIQASDKKSAHYETVCKLHTAFHQKAAMVLDMILKGQRAEAEKHMQTEGDYTKASADLTHAVTEWKSKQST
- a CDS encoding SCO family protein, with product MKEHRTWRSVLAAIILLGVALLVGRDQVILVNKMEETERTFVSTDGHFVTAEQLKGRYFLVLMSGQTCKAECQTALHTMSDVVAKANAPAHISAEALHITLAIPTRSYDAMAQTVSMTGMTGVRRLTGSASAMRHLTRKWGVPCELESEASNDIPPTIHLIGPEGKLRDTFSHVTPTSVLLARLDALANKTSP
- a CDS encoding methyltransferase; amino-acid sequence: MITRFPASDYSDDALMGGRIRLLQPIKGERAAIDPVILAAAVDAKDGDMALEMGCGTGAAALCLAWRVPGLRVMALERQTDLAALAQENVRRNALDDRVQVIGADIRHNPFPSRQFDHVLANPPFFKAAAHSASPDAARQKAHREAEDTSCADWIGAAARALKPRGQLVLIHHPERMADILSALTAQHFGSIRLFPLWPRIDQAAVRILVTACWQGRAPLRVLPGLTLHDGVGPTYSPAVQAVLRDGQGLLVV
- a CDS encoding hemerythrin family protein, giving the protein MLIEWNSSFSVGHPQIDNDHKKLIALLNTLCEEMNKQKGREAVRTVLLELVDYTRTHFAREESYMQATKYPAYEDHHAKHVALIEQAADLMRREANNESVVTIATLNFLRQWLTDHIQGDDRALGAYLATHQS
- a CDS encoding OmpA family protein yields the protein MTTMRKMTLASLLAVASVALPLAAHAEQTKGVYLGAGLGAVFPEDSETRVGGVKNRLDQNTGIVGLGNLGYAFGNGLRTEGELSYRYSDIDGVHGLGSGPDSRGSFGVFGFLANALYDFDLSGFGVPSNIKPYVGAGVGGAFVDADRNGRVGGVPGGTFLKGDDVVFAWQAIGGVGVDLTNSWTATVDYRYFATEDATFDTTTAGVNGRADYAAHSVIAGLRYNFGGDDAVSDVTAQPPVTPVVQAPVVPAVPSTYMVFFDFDKAELTPQAKAVLATVAKNIVSGGAAKIKVVGHTDRSGSSKHNAALGAKRAKAVKAELVLHGVKSAEISTRSVGENDTLVPTADGVREAQNRRAVIEVDAPKAPKAAVKKTHKGHKSAPKAGN
- a CDS encoding cation:proton antiporter — encoded protein: MHAAPLWLETLLIVLMAAVIVVPLFHRLRWSPVLGYLVAGVVVGPHGLGILKDIALAETLAHYGVVFLLFSIGLELSIERLKLMRRFVFGLGSLQVLLTSLLFGLMGWLGGLPPLTAGVIGVALSFSSTAMVLQLLVERGELVSRHGRTTFAVLLFQDLAVIPMLALVPLLGNTSMPIESLLSEAFLKALLAGGSIILIGRFLLRPVLRMVAHARSADLFSATALLVSLGTAWIAHICGLSMALGAFLAGLLLAGTEYRHEIDADTRPYRVLLLSLFFSTVGMNLDPMLVMSQWQRLGLLLLSLLLIKAAVILGLARVFRQSMADSLRLALLLAGGGEFAFVLFALAMQGGLFPRGEGQIFVTAVALSMALTPLLAVLAARMGKMVESRHLPDAPPHAQDSEQPHAVIAGFGRVGQTVAQLLSRFGIRFTALDSDPERVAQGRDKGWHVIYGHAVHFESMEAVGASHARLAVVAFDDPVAVERTVSQLHRACPHLTILARARDEVHARQLRRVGAAAVIPETIEASLELSSYALRMMGADAEDVEKAIDDFRGEHYRDLLPADDEIGQIIRPR
- a CDS encoding threonylcarbamoyl-AMP synthase; the protein is MIPRMLHMISDESLETAAQALRQGQLVAFPTETVYGLGADATNGKAVAAIFAAKGRPQFNPLITHVPSAREARRLGRFDRRAEILAEAFWPGPLTLILPRQENCPIHPLACAGLPSLALRVPAHPVALNLLDRAGVPVAAPSANRSGGLSPTTPAHVARSLGQEAALILAAGPCVVGLESSIVDLTGEHAVLLRPGGLPRKRIEHALGARLVDAPSLIDPDRPTAPGQLASHYATTLPLRLEAVSAESDEALLTFGPDMGIMGGCARASLSPHGDLIEAAANLFAKLHELDLCGARGIAVMPIPSEGLGEALNDRLRRSAAPR
- a CDS encoding hemerythrin family protein — encoded protein: MLIDWDAKYCVGHPRIDSDHKCLIEIINILCRVMLTHESDEVLHDLLRLLLNQAQGHFDREEGYMRDADYPAYEDHHAKHVVLLEQVVDLAHRLEENREDTVPESTVKFLHEWLIDHIVSDDKPLGAYLAARRL